From the Pomacea canaliculata isolate SZHN2017 linkage group LG4, ASM307304v1, whole genome shotgun sequence genome, one window contains:
- the LOC112562362 gene encoding uncharacterized protein LOC112562362 isoform X1 translates to MASIATPLIVAFVLLGIGLLLHIIGFAVPQWHDQEWMTSERYLVRVTYGLWRYCYNSWHRRSMDPEVCTSIVDSQYDRGYTRATQFFETVGLIAAIASIVLLLLGVCVATCRDRRILPILSGICSIAAAGCILLGTVIFGANDAEEDHLSWAFALCIVGGIFFGVAGVLIIVASVVLKR, encoded by the exons ATGGCGTCCATCGCAACTCCGCTGATCGTGGCTTTTGTTCTGCTGGGCATCGGGTTGCTGCTGCACATCATCGGATTCGCTGTCCCTCAGTGGCACGACCAGGAGTGGATGACGTCAGAGCGTTACCTGGTGAGGGTGACCTATGGCCTCTGGCGCTACTGTTACAACTCCTGGCACAGACGTAGTATGGATCCGGAGGTGTGCACCAGCATTGTGGACAGCCAGTATGACAGAG GCTACACTCGGGCAACGCAGTTCTTCGAGACAGTCGGACTCATAGCCGCCATTGCGTCCatcgtgctgctgctgctgggcgTGTGTGTCGCCACCTGTCGGGATCGCCGCATCTTGCCCATCCTCAGCGGCATCTGCAGCATTGCAGCAG CTGGCTGCATCCTGCTGGGTACAGTCATATTCGGAGCCAACGACGCGGAAGAGGACCACCTGTCGTGGGCCTTTGCTCTCTGCATCGTCGGAGGCATCTTCTTCGGCGTGGCTGGCGTCCTTATCATCGTCGCTTCTGTCGTTCTCAAGCGCTAG
- the LOC112562362 gene encoding uncharacterized protein LOC112562362 isoform X2 — protein sequence MADVQLMIQVAFVCMCLGFLFHLIAFTAPHWRRSYNVTASNASANISYGIWRQCLLPRFRLQRGTSDEDRCGPFPLTGYTRATQFFETVGLIAAIASIVLLLLGVCVATCRDRRILPILSGICSIAAAGCILLGTVIFGANDAEEDHLSWAFALCIVGGIFFGVAGVLIIVASVVLKR from the exons ATGGCGGACGTCCAGCTGATGATCCAGGTGGCCTTCGTCTGCATGTGTCTAGGCTTCCTGTTTCACCTCATCGCCTTCACCGCACCTCACTGGCGCAGGTCTTATAATGTCACGGCCTCCAATGCCAGCGCCAACATCAGCTACGGCATCTGGCGGCAATGTCTGCTGCCCAGATTTCGCCTCCAGCGGGGCACCTCTGATGAGGACAGGTGCGGACCCTTCCCCCTCACGG GCTACACTCGGGCAACGCAGTTCTTCGAGACAGTCGGACTCATAGCCGCCATTGCGTCCatcgtgctgctgctgctgggcgTGTGTGTCGCCACCTGTCGGGATCGCCGCATCTTGCCCATCCTCAGCGGCATCTGCAGCATTGCAGCAG CTGGCTGCATCCTGCTGGGTACAGTCATATTCGGAGCCAACGACGCGGAAGAGGACCACCTGTCGTGGGCCTTTGCTCTCTGCATCGTCGGAGGCATCTTCTTCGGCGTGGCTGGCGTCCTTATCATCGTCGCTTCTGTCGTTCTCAAGCGCTAG
- the LOC112561437 gene encoding tetratricopeptide repeat protein 39C-like isoform X2: MMAQGSGMEDLNSVDNGEGSFDEVEMALTGINMMLNNGFDEASALFDKYREESPLMQAGYSFVFFMQALMSFEEDKLATAQKVLQETEKFCDISDGFVKSFKRKFSKKKKAENGMSTEEKIQRQVIVADSLLYQAILTFTNQDIPSYIKGGTQEAEAIIRDKESAFPNSSLFLFFRGRIHRLRKENDKAYEIYTRAMEEAKGQREIELMCLYEISWYSLMKLNWERSLEGFIRLRKESKWSKCYYTYLVAVCLGSQGKIKEAHETFQEVPGLVKRKNNQIEIFSARRAERYIKVEPTKEHCRLLTLELIFLWHALPTCSKDDLKPLLEVCEMQTDPSVFHLKCLLEGTLYKELGDEDMAIQCLREALARHQGRKDDGHVAAFALFELASIYMTKPETLSLAKEELHLIKNNYKDYDFENRLSVRVNNALKKLKGASASSLQ, translated from the exons atgaTGGCGCAGGGTAGTGGAATGGAAGACTTGAACTCGGTAGATAATGGAGAAGGCAGCTTCGACGAGGTGGAAATGGCTTTGACGGGTATCAACATGATGTTGAATAATGGATTCGATGAGGCGTCGGCATTGTTTGACAAGTACAG AGAAGAGAGTCCGTTGATGCAGGCTGGCtatagttttgtgtttttcatg CAAGCTCTGATGTCATTTGAGGAGGACAAACTTGCTACAGCACAGAAAGTTctacaagaaacagaaaaattttgTGATATATCTGATGGATTTGTTAAATCTTTCAAGCGcaagttttcaaagaaaaagaaagca GAAAATGGCATGAGTACAGAAGAAAAGATTCAGCGTCAGGTGATTGTGGCAGACTCCTTGCTGTACCAGGCAATTCTGACGTTCACCAACCAGGATATTCCTAGTTACATCAAGGGAG GAACACAAGAAGCAGAAGCAATCATCAGAGACAAAGAATCTGCATTCCCCAATTCTtcgttgttcttgttttttagAGGACGAATACACAGATTAAGG AAAGAGAATGACAAGGCCTATGAAATATATACACGAGCAATGGAGGAGGCTAAAGGTCAGCGGGAGATTGAACTAATGTGCCTTTATGAAATAA GCTGGTACAGTCTAATGAAGCTAAATTGGGAGAGATCGCTGGAGGGCTTTATCCG gTTGCGAAAAGAATCCAAGTGGTCCAAGTGTTACTACACTTACTTAGTGGCAG TGTGTCTGGGCTCCCAAGGAAAAATCAAGGAAGCTCATGAGACTTTCCAAGAAGTGCCAGGGCTGGTCAAGCGTAAAAATAATCAGatagaaatattttctgctcGCAGG GCAGAGAGGTACATCAAGGTGGAACCAACAAAAGagcactgtcgtctgctgacacTGGAGTTGATTTTCTTGTGGCATGCACTGCCTACCTGCTCCAAGGATGACCTCAAACCTTTGCTAGAAG TGTGTGAGATGCAGACAGATCCGAGTGTATTCCATCTAAAGTGTTTGCTGGAAGGGACTCTCTATAAAGAACTTGGAGATGAAGACATGGCCATTCAG TGTCTGAGAGAAGCTTTGGCTCGTCACCAAGGACGGAAGGATGATGGACATGTTGCAGCCTTTGCCTTATTCGAACTGGCCTCCATATACATGACTAAGCCAGAG ACGCTGTCTTTAGCAAAGGAAGAGCTGCATTTGATTAAG AACAATTACAAAGATTATGACTTTGAGAACCGTCTGAGTGTGCGTGTCAACAATGCCTTGAAGAAGTTAAAAGGTGCATCAGCCTCATCGTTGCAGTAA
- the LOC112562362 gene encoding uncharacterized protein LOC112562362 isoform X3 produces the protein MDNISFSLNVALILQGLGALFDLIGYAAPYWHDERYVTYHFYYGLWKRCVEKGPFGTVIVEVCTSLISGDHAHGYTRATQFFETVGLIAAIASIVLLLLGVCVATCRDRRILPILSGICSIAAAGCILLGTVIFGANDAEEDHLSWAFALCIVGGIFFGVAGVLIIVASVVLKR, from the exons ATGGATAACATCAGTTTCTCGCTGAATGTCGCCTTGATACTGCAAGGGCTGGGAGCCTTGTTCGATCTGATTGGCTACGCTGCCCCCTACTGGCACGATGAGCGTTACGTCACTTATCACTTCTACTACGGTCTGTGGAAGCGGTGCGTAGAGAAAGGTCCTTTCGGGACCGTGATCGTGGAAGTGTGCACATCTTTGATCTCGGGTGATCATGCACATG GCTACACTCGGGCAACGCAGTTCTTCGAGACAGTCGGACTCATAGCCGCCATTGCGTCCatcgtgctgctgctgctgggcgTGTGTGTCGCCACCTGTCGGGATCGCCGCATCTTGCCCATCCTCAGCGGCATCTGCAGCATTGCAGCAG CTGGCTGCATCCTGCTGGGTACAGTCATATTCGGAGCCAACGACGCGGAAGAGGACCACCTGTCGTGGGCCTTTGCTCTCTGCATCGTCGGAGGCATCTTCTTCGGCGTGGCTGGCGTCCTTATCATCGTCGCTTCTGTCGTTCTCAAGCGCTAG
- the LOC112561440 gene encoding biogenesis of lysosome-related organelles complex 1 subunit 5-like — protein MSCETIFKDICRIHARLFDHRPAFQGHANFFAKEFEEKRGDREKLRLDRVLEIVTNAKDHVLPETDTVFSDNLKVIAEKVGAAAATCQHILARQETRKSQFLETQREARQQAFEQFMQQQCFRSARIDQQFDENIKLFNSSYDDLNDQLEKGVPFSSQTYYKFMALGKEFS, from the exons ATGTCGTGTGAAACCATTTTTAAAG ACATTTGCCGAATTCATGCCAGACTTTTTGATCACAGACCAGCATTCCAAGGTCATGCAAACTTCTTTGCTAAGGAGTTTGAG GAGAAACGGGGTGACAGGGAAAAATTGCGTCTGGATCGTGTGCTGGAGATTGTCACTAACGCAAAAGATCATGTTCTTCCAGAAACAGATACTGTTTTTAGTGATAATCTAAAGGTCATTGCAGAGAAAG TAGGGGCTGCTGCGGCTACCTGTCAACATATTCTAGCAAGGCAAGAAACCAGAAAA TCTCAGTTTTTAGAGACCCAACGGGAAGCTCGGCAACAGGCTTTTGAACAGTTTATGCAACAGCAGTGTTTTCGCAGTGCACGTATTGACCAGCAGTTTGATGAGAACATCAAGCTTTTCAACAGCAGCTACGACGACCTCAATGATCAACTGGAGAAGGGTGTGCCGTTCTCAAGCCAAACATACTACAAGTTTATGGCTCTTGGAAAGGAGTTCAGTTAG
- the LOC112561437 gene encoding tetratricopeptide repeat protein 39C-like isoform X1 codes for MMAQGSGMEDLNSVDNGEGSFDEVEMALTGINMMLNNGFDEASALFDKYREESPLMQAGYSFVFFMQALMSFEEDKLATAQKVLQETEKFCDISDGFVKSFKRKFSKKKKAENGMSTEEKIQRQVIVADSLLYQAILTFTNQDIPSYIKGGWFLRRAWKIYEKLHKEVTGLREKASLKKIGGFVGTSVDISKGVTPPATANPQLYADSNHTVVSALQHTESSELQIQPTDRLNGDLSEDALARLLGSVNFGYGTFQLSMSMVPPKILKLIEFLGFEGDREVGLTCLDYTSRSRDMKAPLATLSLLWYHTVLRPFFALDGANHFNAGTQEAEAIIRDKESAFPNSSLFLFFRGRIHRLRKENDKAYEIYTRAMEEAKGQREIELMCLYEISWYSLMKLNWERSLEGFIRLRKESKWSKCYYTYLVAVCLGSQGKIKEAHETFQEVPGLVKRKNNQIEIFSARRAERYIKVEPTKEHCRLLTLELIFLWHALPTCSKDDLKPLLEVCEMQTDPSVFHLKCLLEGTLYKELGDEDMAIQCLREALARHQGRKDDGHVAAFALFELASIYMTKPETLSLAKEELHLIKNNYKDYDFENRLSVRVNNALKKLKGASASSLQ; via the exons atgaTGGCGCAGGGTAGTGGAATGGAAGACTTGAACTCGGTAGATAATGGAGAAGGCAGCTTCGACGAGGTGGAAATGGCTTTGACGGGTATCAACATGATGTTGAATAATGGATTCGATGAGGCGTCGGCATTGTTTGACAAGTACAG AGAAGAGAGTCCGTTGATGCAGGCTGGCtatagttttgtgtttttcatg CAAGCTCTGATGTCATTTGAGGAGGACAAACTTGCTACAGCACAGAAAGTTctacaagaaacagaaaaattttgTGATATATCTGATGGATTTGTTAAATCTTTCAAGCGcaagttttcaaagaaaaagaaagca GAAAATGGCATGAGTACAGAAGAAAAGATTCAGCGTCAGGTGATTGTGGCAGACTCCTTGCTGTACCAGGCAATTCTGACGTTCACCAACCAGGATATTCCTAGTTACATCAAGGGAGGTTGGTTCCTCCGCCGTGCATGGAAAATCTATGAAAAACTCCACAAAGAGGTGACAGGTTTGCGAGAGAAAgcatctttgaaaaaaattggtgGCTTTGTAGGAAcatctgttgacatcagcaagGGTGTGACTCCTCCTGCAACAGCCAATCCTCAGTTGTACGCAGACTCCAACCACACAGTTGTATCTGCACTGCAGCATACTGAATCCAGTGAACTCCAGATTCAGCCTACTGATAGATTGAATGGTGACCTGTCAGAAGATGCATTGGCCAGACTACTTGGATCTGTGAACTTTGGTTATGGGACCTTTCAGTTGAGCATGTCTATGGTGCCTCCAAAGATTTTAAAGCTCATTGAGTTTTTGGGTTTTGAAGGGGACCGAGAAGTGGGTCTTACCTGCCTTGACTACACAAGCCGATCACGAGACATGAAGGCACCTTTAGCCACACTTTCACTTCTGTGGTACCATACAGTGTTGCGACCCTTTTTTGCACTGGACGGGGCCAATCACTTCAATGCAG GAACACAAGAAGCAGAAGCAATCATCAGAGACAAAGAATCTGCATTCCCCAATTCTtcgttgttcttgttttttagAGGACGAATACACAGATTAAGG AAAGAGAATGACAAGGCCTATGAAATATATACACGAGCAATGGAGGAGGCTAAAGGTCAGCGGGAGATTGAACTAATGTGCCTTTATGAAATAA GCTGGTACAGTCTAATGAAGCTAAATTGGGAGAGATCGCTGGAGGGCTTTATCCG gTTGCGAAAAGAATCCAAGTGGTCCAAGTGTTACTACACTTACTTAGTGGCAG TGTGTCTGGGCTCCCAAGGAAAAATCAAGGAAGCTCATGAGACTTTCCAAGAAGTGCCAGGGCTGGTCAAGCGTAAAAATAATCAGatagaaatattttctgctcGCAGG GCAGAGAGGTACATCAAGGTGGAACCAACAAAAGagcactgtcgtctgctgacacTGGAGTTGATTTTCTTGTGGCATGCACTGCCTACCTGCTCCAAGGATGACCTCAAACCTTTGCTAGAAG TGTGTGAGATGCAGACAGATCCGAGTGTATTCCATCTAAAGTGTTTGCTGGAAGGGACTCTCTATAAAGAACTTGGAGATGAAGACATGGCCATTCAG TGTCTGAGAGAAGCTTTGGCTCGTCACCAAGGACGGAAGGATGATGGACATGTTGCAGCCTTTGCCTTATTCGAACTGGCCTCCATATACATGACTAAGCCAGAG ACGCTGTCTTTAGCAAAGGAAGAGCTGCATTTGATTAAG AACAATTACAAAGATTATGACTTTGAGAACCGTCTGAGTGTGCGTGTCAACAATGCCTTGAAGAAGTTAAAAGGTGCATCAGCCTCATCGTTGCAGTAA
- the LOC112561439 gene encoding uncharacterized protein LOC112561439 yields the protein MAEVVFRSALTLWSVFATLLLLSVEVKSQVFDTLDLASPFGTFPAPDRTSVPTSCPSEVDIAGGYNMEVDLQTGKVTNGDSHIKVMEEVNMISENCDLPIVLNITFDPFDNTNINMTHKRLLVDLWFAETQGWLFHIGDSQSNDGNMGDAGHQVHNAELHGHNTLFTIYGSNDDKGRESGIIFEKNQLLYKATDAHRGKRASCLEQLRRILWPGTQSPLVCSQRTAGQKERRCQL from the exons ATGGCAGAAGTCGTATTCAGATCAGCCTTGACCTTATGGTCAGTATTTGCGACCCTCTTGCTGCTTTCTGTTGAGGTAAAAAGTCAAGTCTTCGATACCCTTGACCTGGCCAGTCCTTTCGGCACCTTTCCTGCCCCCGACAGGACCTCGGTGCCTACGAGCTGTCCGAGCGAAGTGGACATCGCAG GGGGCTACAACATGGAAGTAGACCTTCAGACGGGCAAAGTAACCAATGGCGACAGTCATATTAAAGTTATGGAAGAAGTCAATATGATTTCGGAAAACTGTGACCTTCCAATCGTGTTAAACATCACGTTTGACCCCTTTGataacacaaacatcaacatgacCCATAAACGGCTGCTGGTGGATCTGTGGTTCGCCGAGACACAGGGCTGGTTGTTTCACATCGGAGATTCTCAGTCCAACGATGGCAACA TGGGTGACGCCGGCCACCAGGTTCACAATGCTGAGCTTCACGGTCACAACACTCTCTTCACCATCTACGGAAGCAACGACGACAAAGGACGGGAATCAGGGATCATCTTCGAGAAGAATCAACTTTTATACAAAGCGACTGACGCTCATCGTGGAAAACGAGCAAGTTGTCTGGAACAACTACGCAG gatacTTTGGCCTGGCACGCAGTCCCCGCTTGTTTGCTCTCAACGGACAGCCGGACAAAAAGAAAGGCGGTGTCAACTTTAA